A stretch of the Acyrthosiphon pisum isolate AL4f chromosome A2, pea_aphid_22Mar2018_4r6ur, whole genome shotgun sequence genome encodes the following:
- the LOC100163116 gene encoding ADP-ribosylation factor 1 (The RefSeq protein has 1 frameshift compared to this genomic sequence) — protein MGNVFANLFKNLFGKKEMRILMVGLDAAGKTTILYKLKLGEIVTTIPTIGFNVETVEYKNISFTVWDVGGQDKIRPLWRHYFQNTQGLIFVVDSNDKERIFEAKEELMRMLGEDELRDAVLLIFANKQDLPNAMNASEITDKLSLHTLRNRNWYIQATCATSGMVYMKVLTGCQIN, from the exons atgGGGAATGTTTTCGCGAATCTGTTCAAAAATTTATTTGGCAAAAAGGAGATGAGAATACTTATGGTAGGATTAGATGCAGCTggtaaaacaacaattttatacaaattgaaattaGGTGAAATTGTTACCACTATACCGACTATTG GTTTCAACGTGGAAACTGTCGAGTACAAAAACATCAGTTTCACAGTGTGGGATGTTGGTGGACAGGATAAAATCCGACCACTTTGGAGGCATTATTTCCAAAACACACAg GGTTTGATTTTCGTAGTAGACAGTAATGATAAAGAACGTATTTTTGAAGCTAAAGAAGAGTTAATGAGAATGCTTGGTGAAGACGAGCTTAGAGACGCCGTATTATTGATATTCGCTAATaaacaa GATTTGCCTAATGCCATGAATGCATCTGAAATTACTGATAAACTAAGCTTACACACGCTACGCAATCGTAACTGGTATATTCAAGCAACGTGCGCAACTAGTGG GATGGTTTATATGAAGGTCTTGACTGGCTGtcaaatcaattga
- the LOC100163116 gene encoding ADP-ribosylation factor 1 isoform X1 — protein MGNVFANLFKNLFGKKEMRILMVGLDAAGKTTILYKLKLGEIVTTIPTIGFNVETVEYKNISFTVWDVGGQDKIRPLWRHYFQNTQGLIFVVDSNDKERIFEAKEELMRMLGEDELRDAVLLIFANKQDLPNAMNASEITDKLSLHTLRNRNWYIQATCATSGDGLYEGLDWLSNQLKNANR, from the exons atgGGGAATGTTTTCGCGAATCTGTTCAAAAATTTATTTGGCAAAAAGGAGATGAGAATACTTATGGTAGGATTAGATGCAGCTggtaaaacaacaattttatacaaattgaaattaGGTGAAATTGTTACCACTATACCGACTATTG GTTTCAACGTGGAAACTGTCGAGTACAAAAACATCAGTTTCACAGTGTGGGATGTTGGTGGACAGGATAAAATCCGACCACTTTGGAGGCATTATTTCCAAAACACACAg GGTTTGATTTTCGTAGTAGACAGTAATGATAAAGAACGTATTTTTGAAGCTAAAGAAGAGTTAATGAGAATGCTTGGTGAAGACGAGCTTAGAGACGCCGTATTATTGATATTCGCTAATaaacaa GATTTGCCTAATGCCATGAATGCATCTGAAATTACTGATAAACTAAGCTTACACACGCTACGCAATCGTAACTGGTATATTCAAGCAACGTGCGCAACTAGTGGTGATGGTTTATATGAAGGTCTTGACTGGCTGtcaaatcaattgaaaaatgcCAACCGTTAA
- the LOC100165202 gene encoding 26S proteasome regulatory subunit 8 has product MTPNPPEFMEVDQNSGSRGDGFKSYYTTKIEELLLVVAEKSMNLRRLQAQRNELNAKVRLLREELQLLQEQGSYVGEVVKPMDKKKVLVKVHPEGKFVVDIDKNIDINDVTPNCRVALRNESYTLHKILPNKVDPLVSLMMVEKVPDSTYEMVGGLDTQIKEIKEVIELPVKHPELFDALGIAQPKGVLLYGPPGTGKTLLARAVAHHTECTFIRVSGSELVQKFIGEGSRMVRELFVMAREHAPSIIFMDEIDSIGSSRIESGSGGDSEVQRTMLELLNQLDGFEATKNIKVIMATNRIDILDTALLRPGRIDRKIEFPPPNEEARWDILRIHSRKMNLTRGINLKKIAELMPGASGAEVKGVCTEAGMYALRERRVHVTQDDFEMAVAKVMQKDSEKNMSIKKLWK; this is encoded by the exons ATGACGCCTAATCCTCCTGAA TTCATGGAGGTGGATCAAAATAGTGGTTCTAGGGGAGATGGTTTCAAATCATACTATACCACTAAAATCGAAGAACTGTTATTAGTCGTAGCAGAAAAAAGCATGAACCTCAGACGTTTACAGGCTCAGAGGAATGAACTTAATGCTAAag tGAGGTTGTTGAGAGAAGAACTTCAATTACTTCAAGAACAAGGTTCTTATGTAGGCGAAGTAGTGAAGCCAATGGACAAAAAAAAGGTTCTTGTTAAAGTTCATCCAGAAGGCAAATTTGTTGTGGACATTGATAAAAACATTGATATCAATGATGTCACACCAAATTGTCGAGTAGCATTGCGCAACGAAAGCTATACATTGCACAAAATCCTGCCCAATAAG GTGGATCCTTTAGTTTCACTTATGATGGTCGAAAAAGTACCAGATTCCACTTATGAAATGGTTGGTGGGTTAGACACTCAAATCAAAGAAATTAAAGAGGTCATTGAATTACCTGTCAAACATCCCGAGTTGTTTGACGCCCTTGGTATTGCCCAACCAAAAGGTGTGCTGTTGTACGGTCCTCCTGGAACTG GTAAAACTTTACTGGCCAGAGCTGTTGCTCATCACACAGAGTGTACATTTATCAGAGTATCTGGTTCTGAACTTGTGCAAAAGTTTATTGGTGAAGGTTCAAGAATGGTCAGAGAACTCTTCGTTATGGCAag GGAGCATGCACCTAGTATTATTTTCATGGATGAAATTGATTCTATTGGTTCATCACGTATTGAATCTGGTAGTGGTGGAGATTCTGAAGTACAAAGAACTATGTTGGAACTGCTCAACCAACTTGATGGATTTGAAGCAACTAAAAACATTAAG GTCATAATGGCTACTAATCGTATTGATATTTTGGATACGGCTCTGTTACGGCCAGGACGTATTGATCGTAAAATTGAGTTCCCTCCACCAAATGAAGAAGCCCGTTGGGATATTTTGCGTATTCATTCTAGAAAAATGAACCTGACAAGAGGCATAAATCTTAAGAAAATCGCTGAACTCATGCCTGGAGCGTCTGGAGCTGAAGTTAAG GGTGTGTGCACAGAGGCAGGAATGTACGCTTTACGTGAAAGGCGTGTGCATGTAACACAAGATGATTTTGAAATGGCCGTCGCTAAAGTAATGCAAAAGGactcagaaaaaaatatgtctatcaAGAAGCTCtggaaataa
- the LOC100167223 gene encoding NECAP-like protein CG9132 (The RefSeq protein has 1 frameshift compared to this genomic sequence), with the protein MDTYESILLVKNEVFVFKIPPRTTNRGYRAADWNLAEPTWTGRLRIVSVGDACTLKLEDRNNGELFAKCPIEQYPGVALESVSDSSRYFVVRIQDENGRAAFIGLGFGDRSDSFDLNVALQDHFKRIKVCEEIAKEKNEPKQELDLKFKEGETIKINMKITKKDGSEGVANKQAAKPRPTISGVGGLLPPPPGSSSIKTIPGTAFTNVISIASIYKSK; encoded by the exons ATGGACACTTATGAGAGCATATTGTTGGTAAAAAACGAAgtgtttgttttcaaaataccGCCGAGAACCACCAACAGAGGATACAG ggcGGCCGATTGGAATCTCGCTGAACCAACTTGGACAGGCCGCTTGAGGATTGTCAGTGTGGGTGATGCATGCACTCTTAAACTCGAAGACCGTAACAATGGTGAATTATTTGCCAAATGTCCCATTGAACAGTACCCAGGTGTGGCACTTGAGTCTGTATCTGATTCGTCTAGATACTTTGTCGTACGCATCCAAGATGAAAATG GTCGTGCTGCATTTATTGGTCTTGGATTTGGAGATCGTTCTGATagttttgatttaaatgttGCCTTACAAGATcattttaaaagaattaaagtCTGTGAAGAAATTGCTAAGGAAAAGAATGAACCAAAACAAGAATTGGATCTAAAATTCAAAGAAGGCGaaacaattaaaatcaatatgaaAATTACA AAAAAAGATGGCAGTGAAGGAGTTGCTAATAAGCAGGCGGCTAAACCTCGACCGACAATTTCGGGCGTTGGAGGACTGTTGCCACCACCTCCAGGCTCATCCAGTATAAAAACCATT GGCACCGCCTTCACAAACGTCATCTCCATCGCATCAATCTACAAATCCAAATAA
- the LOC100167223 gene encoding NECAP-like protein CG9132 isoform X1, which produces MDTYESILLVKNEVFVFKIPPRTTNRGYRAADWNLAEPTWTGRLRIVSVGDACTLKLEDRNNGELFAKCPIEQYPGVALESVSDSSRYFVVRIQDENGRAAFIGLGFGDRSDSFDLNVALQDHFKRIKVCEEIAKEKNEPKQELDLKFKEGETIKINMKITKKDGSEGVANKQAAKPRPTISGVGGLLPPPPGSSSIKTIPAPPSQTSSPSHQSTNPNNWGEFTSANNTSQPGGNSNPNWVQF; this is translated from the exons ATGGACACTTATGAGAGCATATTGTTGGTAAAAAACGAAgtgtttgttttcaaaataccGCCGAGAACCACCAACAGAGGATACAG ggcGGCCGATTGGAATCTCGCTGAACCAACTTGGACAGGCCGCTTGAGGATTGTCAGTGTGGGTGATGCATGCACTCTTAAACTCGAAGACCGTAACAATGGTGAATTATTTGCCAAATGTCCCATTGAACAGTACCCAGGTGTGGCACTTGAGTCTGTATCTGATTCGTCTAGATACTTTGTCGTACGCATCCAAGATGAAAATG GTCGTGCTGCATTTATTGGTCTTGGATTTGGAGATCGTTCTGATagttttgatttaaatgttGCCTTACAAGATcattttaaaagaattaaagtCTGTGAAGAAATTGCTAAGGAAAAGAATGAACCAAAACAAGAATTGGATCTAAAATTCAAAGAAGGCGaaacaattaaaatcaatatgaaAATTACA AAAAAAGATGGCAGTGAAGGAGTTGCTAATAAGCAGGCGGCTAAACCTCGACCGACAATTTCGGGCGTTGGAGGACTGTTGCCACCACCTCCAGGCTCATCCAGTATAAAAACCATTCCGGCACCGCCTTCACAAACGTCATCTCCATCGCATCAATCTACAAATCCAAATAATTGGGGTGAATTTACTTCTGCAAATAATACTTCTCAACCAGGCGGAAATTCTAATCCTAATTGGGtgcaattttaa
- the LOC100169277 gene encoding hairy E protein-like isoform X1 codes for MCHTTISGTDDDENMDEISSTSPPPTNSKKPGKLHIEPRKIRKPLMEKKRRARINQSLDELKRIVVDAEKFAGQDLSRVNKLEKADILEMTVRYLKRKSTASVPSPPPPGPEVYAAGYRRCIGQVQELLAEQWTDERRLMSGQRMIEHLESCARRLNNAPANRLSSSTSSPSDQPPNTNVTVMSSNNVCSSSSSCSSDEDDSGAATEDRTATELRRDATPAKLMWRPW; via the exons ATGTGCCATACGACGATTTCCGGTACCGACGACGACGAAAACATGGACGAGATCTCTTCGACATCTCCGCCGCCGACAAACTCCAAGAAACCCGGAAAACTACACATCGAACCCCGGAAG ATCCGAAAGCCGTTGATGGAGAAAAAGCGACGGGCAAGAATAAACCAGAGCCTGGATGAACTTAAACGAATCGTAGTGGACGCCGAGAAATtc GCCGGACAAGACCTCTCCAGAGTGAACAAATTGGAAAAAGCTGATATCCTGGAGATGACGGTCAGGTACCTGAAACGGAAGTCGACGGCCTCGGTGCCGTCACCGCCACCGCCCGGACCGGAAGTATACGCGGCTGGATACAGGCGGTGCATAGGACAGGTCCAAGAGCTGTTGGCCGAACAGTGGACGGACGAGCGGCGGCTAATGTCCGGTCAAAGGATGATCGAGCACTTGGAGTCGTGCGCGAGGAGGCTGAATAACGCGCCGGCGAACCGATTGTCGTCGTCTACGTCTTCACCTTCGGACCAACCGCCAAACACCAATGTCACCGTCATGAGCAGTAATAACGTTTGCTCTTCGTCGTCATCTTGCTCGTCCGACGAAGATGATAGTGGCGCGGCGACGGAGGACCGTACCGCGACAGAGTTACGCCGAGACGCCACCCCCGCAAAGTTGATGTGGAGGCCTTGGTAG